One Choloepus didactylus isolate mChoDid1 chromosome 8, mChoDid1.pri, whole genome shotgun sequence DNA window includes the following coding sequences:
- the LOC119541955 gene encoding olfactory receptor 6C74-like, with product MRNHTMVTTFILLGLTDDPNWQIVIFFFLFLTYLLSITGNLTIVLLTLVNSHLKTPMYFFLQNFSFLEISLTSACIPRFLVSIVTMDKTISYAACVGQLFFLIFLGASEFFLLAAMSYDRYVAICKPLHYATVMSSRVCTQLVLSSWLSGLLTISPGLIMGLGLEFCDANIIDHFICDYSPVLKLSCTDTRVIELLSFILAIVTLFITLSLVILSYANIIRTILKIPSAQQRKKAFSTCSSHMIVVSISYGSCIFMYIKPSAEERISLTKGVAVLSTSIAPVLNPFIYTLRNKQVKQALKDIIKNQIFITLK from the coding sequence ATGAGGAACCATACAATGGTGACAACATTTATTCTTCTAGGACTCACAGATGACCCCAACTGGcaaattgtaattttcttttttctatttctaacatatttattgagtattactGGAAATTTGACTATTGTCCTGCTCACTTTGGTGAATTCCCACCTCAAAacacccatgtatttcttccttcagaATTTCTCCTTCTTAGAAATCTCACTGACATCTGCCTGCATCCCTAGATTCCTAGTCAGCATTGTCACTATGGATAAAACAATTTCCTATGCGGCTTGTGTGGGCCAACTATTTTTTCTCATCTTCTTGGGTGCATCAGAGTTTTTCCTGTTGGCTGCCAtgtcctatgaccgctatgtggccatctgcaaacCCCTTCATTATGCAACCGTTATGAGCAGCAGGGTCTGCACCCAGCTGGTCCTTAGCTCTTGGTTGAGTGGGTTGTTAACAATCTCTCCAGGACTTATCATGGGCCTGGGGTTGGAGTTCTGTGATGCCAATATTATTGACCACTTCATCTGTGACTATTCTCCTGTCCTGAAGCTCTCCTGCACAGATACACGGGTTATAGAATTGTTAAGTTTTATTTTGGCCATTGTTACTCTCTTTATTACATTGTCCCTGGTGATACTCTCCTATGCAAATATCATAAGAACAATTTTGAAGATCCCTTCTGCCCAGCAGAGGAAAAAGGCTTTTTCTACCTGTTCCTCCCACATGATTGTTGTTTCTATCTCTTATGGCAgctgtatttttatgtatattaaacCTTCTGCAGAGGAAAGGATTTCTTTAACCAAGGGAGTGGCAGTACTCAGCACTTCAATTGCACCTGTCTTAAATCCTTTTATATATACTCTGAGAAATAAACAAGTGAAACAAGCCCTGAAGGATATAATAAAAAATCAGATCTTCATAACCTTAAAATAA